The sequence AATTAAGAGTGGATGCATCAGGGtaattaaatatgtaatatgttaTTTGGGAATTGTTTACTAGATTTAAATAGCCTTTTCCACTGAAGAAGTTCTCATGTTCTCCTAAAATTTCTCAttattcataaaaaatgaaaatgttaatagtgTGACATTCTACAGAATTTTGCACAgcattattttacttataaaagAAATCCTTAATGTTCACTTTTGAAAAGTGTAGGCTTACTTgtactcccatgttgggtgtttTGGTTTCCCTTAGTTTTGAGGAGGGTTCCCCACCTCGCCCTTGAATCAAGAATTATCAAGCAGTATCCCATCAGGAATTTTCTCATACATCTCTAGGGAATCACAGTGTTTTTCCCCATAGAAATCCACAGACATTCTCGATTTCATATgctctgattgctgagtctatcACTATGGAAACCTCTATTCATTCGGGTTCTGTCACTGAGATCAATAATCTTGGACCCTTTCGCCAAACTAATTAGAGCACCTGCAGACCAGCTGCTGTCTGAATGTTAATATTTCGCCCATTGCAAAATGTTCTGTTCAAGACTCTTTTCATCTCCATTCTTCACCCCAGGCCAGAAGAAATCTTGAATCTCTGATAGACACAGGAATATTTCTTTTCATGAATGGTAAATAAACCCTGGAAGCTCAGAGTCAAACACTTCACACCAACTAATAATCACTGAGATTTATTACCCACTTCTATGCCCTAGACACTAGCTTAAATATCTATACATGTTATTTTGTCTTCACTGCCAATTTAGAAGATGGATACAATAGTTATTCCAGTTTACAGAGGAGCTGCAGATGAATTAGGTCACTGGCTAAAGCCCACATTGGTGAGAAGTggtagagtcaggatttgaacccaattTGCGTCCAGAACCTGTGCTCTAACCATTCCTTTTTATGATACCTTGAAGACACCAGGAAGAGTTGCACACGGTAGTTGGCACATAGTAAAAATTAGTTGTTATAGCTCtttgttttttctggttttatttatttatttatggcctACCAGGTGAGAAGATTTATACTAAAGGGTTTGCACAAGAACTGTTAATGGTGCTCCCATTTGCTTCAAATAAGTATCTCTCTCCTCCCAGTGGCTTTTCTGATATGGTCATCTTGCCATTTAAATTGATCAgtaatttttaagtcattttgggAAATAATAGCAGAGAAATAGATAGTTCCAGATTATGGTCAcattcctttgtgatttctggtatagaaataatttttttaatgaggagAATGCTAggaatgtgtatacatatacacacacatatacatacaaattcCTTagcatatataaacacatatgagTAACTCTTCGTACACGGATTTCTTTCCTGGTGTTTTAGGAAGTTGGAacataaaattaaactatttcaGTATCCCTAAAAATTACCtggaacattaaaaacaaaaacaacaatagcaCCTTTGAAGATTATATATCTTACCATATCACCTGTGGTCAGATACTGCAACTTTGTAGTATGTGATCTGCTTGGAGTAAAGTTATAAAAAGGAAAGGGGAGTAGAGAACATTTGAGAAAACCAAATAAGAGTAGAAGGGGTGAGTCATTACCATGACTAAGCAGAATAAGACTTGTGTAATGTATCATATGGTTCTAGTTGTTTCATATTGTTGCTGATTTATAAATGGGACATCTGAGGTACTGACTCATAAACTAACCAAGCCTTGCCAGGAATTTAATATGATCCTGTTCAACAGGTTTCGATTCCCAGTGGTAATTTGTCTTATCAGGATAAATCTCTCTATATTTATGAGAAAACAACATAATCTTTTTTatctgattataaaataatacagtgCTTATtacagaaaaattcacaaaacaaaaagtaaaaatctcagTTTACCGTAACTGCTCTTAACAATCTAGGCCATCTGTACTTAACACCATACATTTTTTTGATATAGTTGAGATCACAATATATGTATAGTTGTTTATCTAATGCTGTTTTCTCTTAATGTTACAAGCATTCTCTTGTGTCATTCAAGTTCTTTGTacacttaatttttaataaactccGAATATTCCATTGACTAGATGTATCATCATTTATCATCATttatataatgtagtattttctattttctactgGGCATTTAGgttattcctatttttattttaaattaatttcagtgAGCATTCTTTTACTTGGTAGGTTAAAGTGTCTTTTCTAAGGGATTGTTACTAATACCGAGGCATGTATCGTAGGAGcctagtgtgtgtttgtgtgtatatttaaaaGATCTGCAAGGATTTATACCGAAATGTTAATGTTGTAAATCTCTGGGTCGTGAGATTATagacacacttttttttctctcaaattttttcatcttctttactGGCAACCCATATTACTTctgtaattttaagtttttttagttGTCAAAAATACTCCTTTTTAAGTTAGAGTGTCTCCTGAAGTTTTTGCTCCTCAGCTTAGTTCTCGTGATTCTGATTTACACATAAAATAAGTGGTCACTGTCATTAGGGTTCTCTGTGGACATAAGGCCTTATCTGGCCCAGATAAACAGCCTCAAAGTCTATTTATATCCTGCTGCTGATCATACTTAAGAATTACTCTTTGGCTTCTGACTCTGCAACTGTGGGCTTTAGGGATCCCCTAAAtttggttttggagagaaatttaCTCTGAAAGGTTAAGAAATTCTTTGAGAAACCCCAACGACAAAGAAAGGTATTAATGCAAGTTGTGTTTGAGTTGGTGAGAGCAGTAAATTGTCCTCCTTTCAGTTTTCTGTAAGCAGTAAACTTTGTTGTTTCTCCAGGTCCATAGCATCTCTGTCTGTCGGAGAAGGCACAAACATCAGAGCATCCGTCAGAACAGCAGCAGATGATACCAAACCGAAAACCTCATGTGCATCTAAAGACAGTTGGCATGCGTAAGAGCTTCTTACTGCAGATGGTTTTTCTCTCAATACTTTAAATTACTATTGGACTTTCCTGAGTATCCAGAAAAGAGTATGTTAGATGCAGAGCCCCAAACCCAATGATTAGGGATGAGCCAttcttctccattgagaatatgcTGAGACTCGCCGTGTGGTTTGGTTCGTagtcaatttttataaatgtcctgtgtgtgtttgagaagaatgagtcttCTCTGGTCATTCTTGGGTTTCTTTTATGTCCATTAAATCAagcttttaaatgtattatttaaatattttttcagtaatttttttccaatctatTAATAATTGGGAGATGTATGTTGAAATCTTCCATACGGGAGTGAatttgtctgttttcctcttaaacatttttattttatgtatttcgaagtcattttgttagatttatacagTCTAGGTTCATCCCAGTTTAGAATGTTTTCTTCTGATGAATTGAGATTTTTAATGATGTAAGTGACATTCTTAATTCCTCGTAATGGCTACTGtcttaaagtctgtttttttcAGAATTAATATATCAGTCcagttgtctttttgttgacATTTGCCtattatatcattttttatcttctatttttaaccattgtgtgttttaaaattttagctgtgTCTCATAAATACATAGGgcctattttgtttattcattctgacAGTCGTTTTCTAAGCTGAGTTCAGTCCATTTAAATTGATTTCGATTATTGATTGATACATGTAGACTTTATGTTGTTTGTTCTacttctttgtgtttgttttttgtttttttactcttccatccttccttctttcttcttctctcccccttttaaaaagttgtttgaaatggcttttgttgtttttttctccatcacTTTTCCTTCTCCTGGCTTGGAAATTATATGCTGTTTCTATTCTTTTAGTAGTTAGCCTTGGAATTCCACCGTACGTGCTTGTTAACAAAGACAAAAGTTATTCcagtgacccttgaacaacacaggggttaggGGTGAAAAACAGTAGAAAATCCATGCGTGTAAGCGAGCCCACGCAGTTTAAACCCTTCTCGTTCAAGTGTCAGCTGTATTTTAACCCTCCGTACAATCTTTTTACTCTGAACTCCTAACTTCCATGCGTAGTTGcccaatattttacttttctcatttctttttaatctcaccagtaggttttattttattatttaaatagtgTTTGTTTATCTCATTTGCTCACCATTATTGCATCTCAGACCTTCCATAGAGGATGCCTTTGCCTTTCTTCCTAAAGTACTTTCTTTAGAAATTCATTTAACAAAGGTCTGTTGTTAATAAATAGGGTCTCTTGTAGAATTCCCCATACAGTGAATTTCAGTGGTGCCTCCTCCTTGTATAACATCACGTTCTCTTGGTAAATATACTTTCATTTATCTGAAAACGTCTTTGTTTCCTTGTTCTTGAAAGATACACCTGATTTGATATGCCTGAAGTCCTAGTTCTAGATTGAATTATTTTCTCATATCCTTGGAAGATACTCATTGTCTTCTGGTATGGATGTTGAAAAGTCTATGTTCAGTCTTACCATTCCTCATTTTGGGAATAATCTGTCtagtctctggctgcttttaagatgttCCAGTTTTGGAGAATCTACAGTCTTGCTACAGTGGTCTAGATGCAGACTGCTCTTTTATTTGTCCTGTTTCACGGTGCTGCCTGTATCTGTAGATCTCTTTCATCAGTTCAGAAAATTTCTCAGTCCTTAGCTCTTCAGAAatcacttgtcctccatgctctaTAGTTTTTCCTTGGGAAACTCCAGATTTCTTATTctatcttacatattttttaaaattcttttacattttttccaagtCTCTTCCAAGTCAGGGATAGAGGAGGAGGTCAGGGGTAGGCAGACTTtttttgtaaagggccagatagtaaatattttagggttGGAGGCCAAGAGGTGAGATTCAAGGATGTTATATAGGTATGGATATAGGCAAGAAAATTTCTGCCCTGCCCCATTTGCCTGATGCACACTGTCCTAGCTAGTGGACACACTTTGTGTTCAGTTGCTTAGTTTGAGAGTGAAATGATGAGCCAAGTGGGGCGGGAGGATGGATGGCAGTACTGGAGTCAGTTTTACAGTGTGCCCTGGCGGCACCCAAGATTCCAGCATGCCCCTCTTTCCTCCAGAGAGCCCTGCATAAGCCAGACGCTTGAACTGAGATTCCGCCTCTCAGGTGCTGGTGGTTCCTGGCAGCAGAGCCCCAGCATGTAGATGGTACCAGCGTGGGACCTCGGCCGTGGTGTGACGCATCTGGCTAGGAAGGCAGGCACAGGGAGTAGAGAACCGGGTGAACGGGATACCCTGCCTGGTCTCTGGCTCACAGTGCTAGTCCACAGGAGCAGTATCTGTGGGCTGGATGAAAACAGCCAGTTTTGACCCACAGACTACAATTGGCTGAATTCCGTTAGAAATAATTCAGATTTATCTTCCAGTTCAGTATTTCTTTCCTTAGTTCTATTCTCCTGTTTGGCCCagccatttaatttaatttcaaacttgctttttattttttttaagttctttttggtCTGTTCACAATTTTgagtcactttctctctttttttttcccctttgctcagcccttttatttatttaaatatcttattaaaaGTTATGTAGAGCGTCTGGTAATTCCCAATATCTGAAAACTTGAGGGAGTCTAAATTTATTTGTCATCTGTTCCCAGTGGTAGAAATGAATCCTAAGTCTCTGCTCTGTGTGGTAACCGTGACATCATGACACAGTGGCCGTTTGCGTCGTCAGCCGCACACAGTGGTATAGAAGCTTCTGTGTTCAGAGCACAGAGCACAACACTTGGGCTTTACAGCATCAGGTGCTTTGGGGCGGGGGCTTTTCCAGACCCAATGGCTGATGGTTCCCAGATCAAGGGTTGGGACCAGGAAGTGTTCTGCACCCAATGTTTGGCCcaagaaatgcaattaaaaactACCCTCTACCTCTCCTATTTCTGTAGCTTGCTAATAAGGAGATGTTGAAGTTTTTGAGATGCAGACTTAGGCAGCTCAAAAACAGAGATAGGCACATCACTTTGGGGGAAACTTAGGACCTGAGACTCAGGAGAGGAGGTAAATTTCCAGCGATCACAAAGAATCCTTTTAGGAGAGCTGCATGTCCCAACATCTTTTTGTGCACTGTTTTCCTTTTAGGTCTACAAGGAAGTCTTCACGAGGAGCAGTGAGAACCCAGCGTCGTCGACGTTCTAAGTCTCCTGTCCTTCATCCTCCCAAGTTTATACATTGCAGTACAATAGCTTCTTCTTCCAGCAGCCAGCTCAAGCACAAAAGCCAGACTGACTCCCCTGATAGCAGCAGTGGGCTGGGAATTTCCACCCCTAAGGAGTTCACTGCAGGAGAATGCTCGACTTCTCTCGATACTAATCACACAGGGGCAGTCGTGGAGCCTTTGAGAACTTCGGTTCCCAGGCTCCCATCAGAGAGTAAGAAGGAAGACTCCTCTGATGCTACCCAAGTCTCCCAAGCAAGTCTCAAGGCCAATGATCTCTCTGACTTTCAATCCGTTTCCAAGCTAAACCAGGGCAAGCCGTGTGCGTGCGTAGGCCAGGAGTGCCAGTGTAAGAGATGGCATGATATGGAAGTGTATTCCTTTTCAGGCCTGCAGAGTGTCCCTCCCTTGGCCCCAGAAAGAAGATCCGTGCTTGAGGACTACTCTCAGGCGCTCCACACCAGAACTCTGTCTGGCTCTCCCCGCTCCTGTTCCGAGCAAGCTCGAGTCTATGTGGATGATGTGACCATTGAGGACCTGTCAGGCTACATGGAGTATTACTTGTATATTCCCAAGAAAATGTCCCACATGGCAGAAATGATGTACACCTGAGAGCAAGAAGCTAAGTCCTATGCTTTAAACCAATGAAGGGTTGTCAGAGAGATTTAGTTAATGGCAGACCTTGCGGCCACGTTATGTGAGAAGACGTCTCCTTCTGCTCACTGTGCTTGCAATAAAAACTTTTCTTGGCATCTCCATTCATCTTCGTTCTTTAAACTTACTCTCTGCATTCTTACATATGCACCAAGGTGAGCAGATCAAAGGAAAATCCCTCTTCTTTAGAAAAGTTTCTGGGAGATGAAGAAACCATAATGACTTGACTGGTAGCGATGGGTATATGGGAAAAGGCTACAAGTAAAGcattgtatttttcagctctGTTTAAGATTTGTCAGCCAAGGAAAATGAAACGTTTTGTAACTGGACTGAACATTCGTCATGCTGTAGTTGCCAGCCCAGAATTTTAGAAGTTCTATGACTGATTTCAACTGTCTCTGATTTAACACAAGTTTATTGTGTCTTTCAGGGCTCCTTTTGTCATTGTTAAGCCAGAGATCTAAGGTTTACATTCAATATGAATAAACTAGCTGGCCTGCCCTGTATTGTTTGAGAGAATCATTAACCGTCACCAAATAAACCCCTGCCGGCACTTGGTACATGAAGGCATGTTATGTGAAGTTTTTCAGGTAAGAAGCAGCTTGGAGCGGCTGCTTCAGTTGGAACGAGGGGGTGTAGTATTTGAAACCAGCGTGCCATCTTCTCCATCGATGGCATTTTAACATCTGTGACACGTTTCAGTCACTTGTAATATAGATCTCATACCTCAGTTTCAAATGTTCCGGATGGATATTATCTCTTTCCACTGCCCTCCTACCCCAGCCAACCCAAAACAATTTGATAGACGCGCTATCTTGTGTTTCTGGTTGGCCATCCGAAAATTCCCGCCAGAGTTcagtagagaaaaaaaggaaaaaaactcgGTTTCAGCTAGAAGATGAATCCCTGTCTTTTTTAGATGGCTCCAATGTGAATTTTACGCATACCACATAACACACTGTAATTCAGCCATCATCCTAAGCATTCCCATCAAATTCAGTGAAAACCTGTCCAGCCATTTTAACATCATGTTAACAGAGAGtttgtttaagttttatttagGTTACAAAACAAGTTCTATTCTTTACTAAAACATCCCACTGAGTGGAGTTGGTTCATGACAGTGGGTGGGGCCTGGTGATTTGCACttgggaggggtgggaagggtaTTCCCCGGAAAAGCCCTAAACATAAGCTGTGGGAGATCTGTGCTAGTTACTAGTTTGGTGTGGATTTAGTGACATCTGAAGGCTGTGGTTTGAGCAAGGGAGCACGGTGCCTTGCCATCACGGGCCTGAAAGCAGAAATTTCTTAATGCTAGCAGAAGGAATGTTATTGCATATACCTAAAGCAACAGTTGTGAAACCTTTGGTCTCAtgactcatttaaaaattaaggatgccaaagagcttttgtttttgtgggtcatacttacaaatatttaccctattagaaattaaaattttaaaaatatgtattacttgatttttaaaataatgattttattcatgttaacatttttacttgaattaacaaaatattttagtgaAAAGAGTGGTGGTGTTTTGCAGTTTTGCAAATTTCTTCAATGTTTGCCTTAAAATAGAAGACAATTAGatctcatatctgcttctgcataCAACCTCTTGTGAACATTGTGTCACGTGACCTCTAGAAAATTCTGTACACTTGTGGGAGATGAGCATGAAAAGGGCAGTTAATGTTAATATCATGACACTAGTTTTGACCTCACAGATGCCCTGAAAGAGTAGATCCCCAGAGCACACTTTAAGAACCTCTGATGAGACCGTTAAAGAGTTTGTACTGTAAAGGCACCCACCACCCACGCCCTCATCTCCACAACCAGCGTCTTGCTTCACCTTTTGTACTAGCGAGACTGGAATAATTCGGGCTGAGTGCGGTACTTGAATAAAGATGGTTCCTcagtcttttaagtcttttttagCTTTTAAGTCCTGTAGTCTGGTTATTTACTTAATTCTCTATGATAACAGAACAGTCATTAGAGAATAAAGGAAGGTTCGGCCTTCCTTTCAAACAAGCTGCCGTGAGCTCGGGTGTCAGGACAAAGTTCCAGTGGCTAAGTAACCGCTTGAAGAAATCTGGGTGAAAGCTAGCATTCCAGATCAATGGGAAGAAGGGTTAAGTATCTACATTTCAGTCAAAATCTCAAAACATGAATCCTGAAGCTAAAAATTATTCTGCTCAGACCCAGCTGGCCAACTTTAATCTGAGTGTCCCTCACTGGAACGTACGACTTTTCGTGAGTGTGATTTATTGAATCAGTCTTTCTTGAATGCACCCTGGGAGATGGATTCAGATTATGGATTGAGAAATTTTACTCTGAAAAGTCGCATCTTGACATGTGCCTTTATTAACTATTCATAGAACCtgctttcatccatttattccacaaatattcctggggtgcctgcaACCATACGAGGTGCTGGGGATAAAACAGCAACAGAATGACATCCTTTACTCGAGAGAGGATTCCAAGATcctgagggctggggctggggacggTGATTCCTTTCTTTGGGTGCTCAGAGAAGCTTCTGTGATGAGGtcggtgacatttgagctgaggcCCGAAGAAAGGGTAGATAACTGTAGATATTTGGGGGCAGAGCATTCCGGACAGATAGTCAGCAAAGAATGTCAACGTGGCTTGAAGCAGGTGAGGTCACAGAagtgtggggca comes from Neovison vison isolate M4711 chromosome 8, ASM_NN_V1, whole genome shotgun sequence and encodes:
- the OSER1 gene encoding oxidative stress-responsive serine-rich protein 1, with protein sequence MKSEAKDGEEESLQTAFKKLRVDASGSIASLSVGEGTNIRASVRTAADDTKPKTSCASKDSWHASTRKSSRGAVRTQRRRRSKSPVLHPPKFIHCSTIASSSSSQLKHKSQTDSPDSSSGLGISTPKEFTAGECSTSLDTNHTGAVVEPLRTSVPRLPSESKKEDSSDATQVSQASLKANDLSDFQSVSKLNQGKPCACVGQECQCKRWHDMEVYSFSGLQSVPPLAPERRSVLEDYSQALHTRTLSGSPRSCSEQARVYVDDVTIEDLSGYMEYYLYIPKKMSHMAEMMYT